The following is a genomic window from Bacilli bacterium PM5-9.
AAAATAATTTCACTTGCACCAAATTGAATTAAAATAGTATCCATAAATAAATAGATAACTATTGAACAAAACAAGGCAGTTATTAAAGCTAGTGAAAATGAATTACCAACAATTTTTTTAACTTTGTCATAGTTTCGTTCTCCTAAATTGATTGAGAATAAAGTAGAACCACCAACTCCACACATTAATGCTACAGCCATTATAATCATTACAACTGGAAATGTAATGGTTATTCCTGCTAATCCATCAGCACCTAAATCGCTGCTATTACCAATAAAAATTCTATCTACTATATTATAAAATGCATTTATCAACATACCTACTGTTGCAGGTAATGAAAACTTTAATAATAAGGATGAAATTTTGGCAGTGCCCATAATTTCTTTATTTGACATTTTTATTCCTCCTGTCCTTGATAATTATAACACAAACGCACTTTAAATGATAGAAGACAAAAAATGTTTTTTCGTATATATTTGGTATTTATGTATAATTTTTAGCGAAAATATAGTAAAAAATACACATTTTTAAAAAAATATCGATTTTTTAAAATAATCAAACTTTTAAAAAATAAAACTGTAATGTTCAATTAAACTTATATAATAATAATTTTTTTTAGGGTTGCGTATTGTTTTATTATGTGGTAGAATACTTGAAAGCGATGAACAAAGATTCTTATAAATAATGTTTTTGTTAGAGAGGGCTAGTTGGTGAAAATGCCTAGAAATAATTTATAAGGGAACACTTTAGGAGCTAGATAGGAGAATTAAGTAGACTATCTCGGACAATGCAAGTTCGTTAACAAAGAAAAGGTGCAAGCTAAAATGCTTGAACTAGAATGGTACCGCGTACATACGTTTCTAGATTTAGAGGCGTTTTTTTTATTTTGAATACTAAATAACTTAGAATAAAGATTCTTATAAATAATATTTCTTTAAGAGAGGGCTAGTTGGTGGAAATGCCTAAGAATAGTTTATAGGGGAACACTTTAGGAGTTGGATAGGAGAATTAAGTAGACTATCCCGGGAGAATCTCCCGTTATCAAAAAAGAGATAATATCAATTACTGATATTAATTAGAATGGTACCGTGCTAGGCGCTTCTAAAGGAAGGGCTTTTTTAATTTTATAAGGAGGTTATTATTATGACATTAAAACTTGATAAAGATTATCAACCAAAAATGAGTGTTATGGAAACACAGAAAGCGATAAAAGAGGTGAAAGATTATTTTGATAAGTATTTAGCAGAAAAATTATCGCTAACTAGAGTTCCAGCACCTTTATTTGTGCAAGGAGATAGTGGACTTAATGATAATTTATCCGGAGTTGAAACACCAGTTACTTTTTCTACTGATGAAATGGAAAACTTACAAATCGTTCATTCATTAGCTAAGTGGAAAAGAAGAGCTTTAAAAAGATATGAATTTGAAAAAGGTACAGGGTTATATACAGATATGAATGCAATTAGAAAGCATGAAGATTTATCTAATATTCATTCTTTATATGTAGATCAATGGGACTGGGAAAAAATAATCCGCAAGGAAGATAGAACAGATGAAACACTAGAAAAGATTGTAAATGATATTTTTGAAGTGTTTAAAATAACAGAGGCACATATTAATTTACTATATCCTCAATTATCAAAAAAATTACCTGATAAGATTTTCTTTATTACATCTCAAGAATTGCATGATATGTATCCTGATTATACTGATAAAGAGAAAGAAAATGCGATAGTAAAAAAACATAAAGCTGTTTTTATTAAGCAAATAGGAAAAAAATTATCAAATGGTAAGCCACATGATATGAGAGCGCCTGATTATGATGATTGGGATTTGAATGGAGATATTTTATTTTACAATCCTGTTTTAGATAGTGCATTAGAATTATCTAGTATGGGAATAAGAGTAGATGAAAATAGTTTATTGAAACAATTAGAACAGGCTAATGCAATGGATCGTTTAGAGTTGCCATATCACCAATCTGTTTTAAAAAGACAATTACCATGTACTGTTGGTGGTGGTATTGGTCAATCACGATTATGCATGTTCTTTTTAGAAAAAATGCACATTGGAGAGGTACAAAGTTCTATTTGGAGTAAAGAAATGGTTGAAAAATGTGAGGAACATAATATAATATTACTATAAGAAAAAAAGGAGATTAAGATATGGCAAAATCATTTACAATAAGTCAAAGCAATGCAGTTTTAAATTTTACGAAGTATTATTGTACTTCAAGTGTCGAATTACTTGATAGTAAAGGATTTAAACAAGTTGTTGAAGTACATTTATTATATTTAAAAAGAAAAGGAAAACCTTTATATTATTTATTAAATGAAATTGAAAAAAGAGATAGTGTTTTAGTTGATGATCTAATTACAATGTTTAAACTTTTAATGGTTATGGAATTAGATGAAGTAGCTAAGGTTCATCAAGACTATATCAAGTATATAGATGCTAAAGATGCTTTGTTAGAGTATGTTGAAACAATGTATAATTACTGGCGTTCATTAGAAAGATATGCTTTAGTATACAATAGTAAATCACAAAGAGGTATTCAAAATGCACAATTTATTAAATCACATAGTGATTTTGAGACGTTGATTTTAGAAACATATCGTAAAATTAGTGAAACATTGATGGGAAAACAAAATAGAGTTTATCGTCAATTGATTGCAGGTGTAAATGCAGGAATTGTTGTAAATGAATATAAATTGAATAGTGAACAAGGTATTTATGAAATTTTAAGACCAATTCCTATTATTGAAGCTATTATTTTACATCCACCTTTTATAACATATCCAAGAAGAAATACTAGAGATGGTATTTTTGAAGAAACAAATGAAAATCCATTAAAAGATGCTAAGTTAGATAAAAATGATTTTCTATGTTATCCAGCTAAAGTTGGAAAATTCTTTGCCTTAATATATTTTCATAAAGACTTTATGTCAATGGGTGTAACATTAGCAAATCTATTTGAACTTGCTGATCATGATACTGTTAAAAAATGTGATCCTGATATGATTTATGTTTTTGGTGTTAAAGATGATGAAGATAAAGCTTGTTTCCACTATGATAAAGAAAATGATTTGTTTGTAGGTTATGCTTCATATAGTGATGAGTATGATTACTTTGGATATATGAAAAAAATGATTTTAACATTACATAATGTTAAAGGAATTAATCAAGGTGGTTTACCAATTCATGGTGCAATGGCAGTAATTACTATGGATAACAATGAAACGAAAAATATTATTATCATGGGTGATAGTGGTGCAGGAAAATCAGAGACTTTAGAAGCCTTACGTACATTGGAAGATAATGGTATTAGGGATATAAAAATTATTTTTGATGATATGGGAATTTTGTTTGATGAAGATGGTAAAGTTATTGCGTATGGAACAGAAGTCGGTGCTTTTGTAAGGTTGGATGATTTAGATGCAGGATATGCATATCGTACAATTGATCGTTCTATTTTCATGAATCCAGATAAAGTTAATGCAAGGGTTGTTATTCCAGTTGCGACTTA
Proteins encoded in this region:
- a CDS encoding aspartate--ammonia ligase (product_source=KO:K01914; cath_funfam=3.30.930.10; cog=COG2502; ko=KO:K01914; pfam=PF03590; superfamily=55681; tigrfam=TIGR00669), producing MTLKLDKDYQPKMSVMETQKAIKEVKDYFDKYLAEKLSLTRVPAPLFVQGDSGLNDNLSGVETPVTFSTDEMENLQIVHSLAKWKRRALKRYEFEKGTGLYTDMNAIRKHEDLSNIHSLYVDQWDWEKIIRKEDRTDETLEKIVNDIFEVFKITEAHINLLYPQLSKKLPDKIFFITSQELHDMYPDYTDKEKENAIVKKHKAVFIKQIGKKLSNGKPHDMRAPDYDDWDLNGDILFYNPVLDSALELSSMGIRVDENSLLKQLEQANAMDRLELPYHQSVLKRQLPCTVGGGIGQSRLCMFFLEKMHIGEVQSSIWSKEMVEKCEEHNIILL
- a CDS encoding hypothetical protein (product_source=Hypo-rule applied; cath_funfam=3.40.50.300; smart=SM00382; superfamily=53795,81710) — encoded protein: MAKSFTISQSNAVLNFTKYYCTSSVELLDSKGFKQVVEVHLLYLKRKGKPLYYLLNEIEKRDSVLVDDLITMFKLLMVMELDEVAKVHQDYIKYIDAKDALLEYVETMYNYWRSLERYALVYNSKSQRGIQNAQFIKSHSDFETLILETYRKISETLMGKQNRVYRQLIAGVNAGIVVNEYKLNSEQGIYEILRPIPIIEAIILHPPFITYPRRNTRDGIFEETNENPLKDAKLDKNDFLCYPAKVGKFFALIYFHKDFMSMGVTLANLFELADHDTVKKCDPDMIYVFGVKDDEDKACFHYDKENDLFVGYASYSDEYDYFGYMKKMILTLHNVKGINQGGLPIHGAMAVITMDNNETKNIIIMGDSGAGKSETLEALRTLEDNGIRDIKIIFDDMGILFDEDGKVIAYGTEVGAFVRLDDLDAGYAYRTIDRSIFMNPDKVNARVVIPVATYEEITKGYEIDLFLYANNYDDDDKPIEIFDDIDTAKQVFVDGARLAKGTTQEVGLVKSYFANPFGPVQRKAQTDVLIDKYFDMLFEQEIEVGQLKTKLGIAGNESNGPKNAAIELLKFLNK